From the genome of Rhinoderma darwinii isolate aRhiDar2 chromosome 1, aRhiDar2.hap1, whole genome shotgun sequence:
AGCAGAGAGGCAATGGTGTAGTCCAGCTTAATGTGAGCCAGTAGGTTAGAGCGCCTCCTAGAGGCATATTACAGCCAAGGACAGATGGAAATCTTCTTGTGTCCATCTACAAGAAGcctgttaaaaaataataataataattatgacTCGCCTGGTTCTGCTACTGGGTTCACTATAGAAGGGGCGGGGGTCACTGTATAGATCCCCCATAATCTTTATTTCAGGATGAAAACACACATTATCAATAACTATTTAATCTAGACATTAAACCTTTATAAAACTACATTTCATTCCCACATTGAATGAAGACGAATGCTGAAATTCTTTAGAATTATGTGAATATTTTTTGCGGTCTACTATTCATGCAGATTTAAatagtcaaattattatttttttggatcCCATTTTTTTCTGAGACATTAAGCCGAATAAATTATTTGTGAGTTCTCTGCTGTTGTGGAGATATGTCAGTCATAACATGATAAACGGCAAAAATCACTGCTGCCGTCCCACACCGTGGTGAAGACCTCTTAAAACTTTGATTTGAGGGGAGGGGGTGTGTATCCAGCAACAGAACTTGTCCATTCTTTTAGGtgaaattcacacgagcgtattttgcgggttgcagttccgtgtgtcttaAGTGTtttgtgcgtggctgcgtgactttcacgcatgtgccatgcttatgacacgcggtttagaaaaagaaatgaaggcggtggttttatttttcccttcatgtcttgatctactgttgcgcgaatcacacgcggcacacggaagggcttccgtgtgctgtgcgcgatgttcacgcacccattgaccaaTGGGTGCGTGGATGCTCTttaaacgcccaagtataggacatgtcgtgagttttacgcagcggccacacgctgcgtgaaaatcatggaatgtctgaacggcaccattgactaacataggtccgtgcgattttCACACGCTTATCACGGACGTGAAccatgctcgtgtaaataaggccttagactacGTTCACACACAGATTTGCTACAGAAAATTTACGCAAACCCATAGAAAGCCTTAACTGCTCTCCCTGAAAAAATAGTGTCATAAAGTAAAATAATCACACGCTATACTCCCCTTCCCTGATCCCCCACCAGTCTCTGTACACCTGGCCTCCAGTGATGACTTGTGGAGAAGACATGGCTGCTGGAGGCCGGGTCTATACAGACCAGCGCACGTGAGTAGAGTTGATTGATTATTTTAAGACATCTCTGGACTTGCCTGCAAAATAAATCCATGCgctttctgcagcagaaattgacaaaTCCCACACCGCAGCTCAATTTCTGCACAGAACGTTTCTGAAGCGGGTAATgtgctttatttttttcaaacctcatccactttgctgctactgtagatTTTCCATCTGCAAACCCAGACAGAAGATCTGCTTAGGAACGTAGCCTAAAAGTAAATCCCGTTTATTATATGGCTGAAGTGATGTCATCGGAATTCAGAGCCTATGTACTATTTCTTAGTATTTGGGAAGTTTGGtcacaatataggggacaagagaaTCTTTCCAGTGGGTATTCAGCGTCCACAGTGATACAGGAACAGATGACCCTTCATGAAAAAGGTATTCACTTTATACCTTTTTGATATTTGGATATCTAGAACTTCTGCAATGTTTTACATGGAAATCGTGAATGCTCACCATCTGACCGTCTCCTCTTTCCAGGAGAAGATAAGTTGCGTTGTCCTCTCTTGGTACCGGCTGTGGTCTCCTTCAGAGCCTGCATTGAAGAACGTGCTCTGGAGAATATGTCTTGTGTGTGTTTTACAGTTGCCAGATATTTTGCACAATCCTCAAAACCACTAGAGAATGCCAGAGCTTCAGCTGTGAGGCCTTCCTTATTACAAACACTGCagagtaatataaaaataatcagAATAATCCTCATTCAGACCATAGGCTACAAAGTCTAAGATAAACCATGAACTGATCAGACAATACATAGACTTACTCAAGTCTCGCATCATGGGCGACGAGCACGCTGAGGCATTCCAAACTCCCAGAGCGTGCCGCCTTGTGGAGCAGAGTTTCTCCAAATAAGtcctaggagaaaaaaaaaaaaagtgacaaaaggGAAAAACAGTCAAAGAAATAACAGGTTAAACTCTTCTACTGCTGAGCTCATGTGGAACGCCACATAGAGGAAAAGCAgatattttaggctgcagaaaCATTGCTTATATACACCCCCTGCATGGATGGAAACATATATAGCGCTCTATGGGCACGTCTCTTCCATACATAGCACTCTATGGGCACGTCTCTTCCATACATAGCACTCTATGGGCACGTCTCTTCCATACATAGCACTCTATGGGCACGTCTCTTCCATACATAGCACTCTATGGGCACGTCTCTTCCATACATAGCACTCTATGGGCACGTCTCTTCCATACATACACTCCCTGCATGGACCGGAAACATACATAGCGCTCTATGGGCACGTCTCTTCCATACATAGCGCTCTATGGGCACGTCTCTTCCATACATAGCGCTCTATGGGCACGTCTCTTCCATACATAGCGCTCTATGGGCACGTCTCTTCCATACATAGCACTCTATGGGCACGTCTCTTCCATACATAGCACTCTAT
Proteins encoded in this window:
- the ANKRD37 gene encoding ankyrin repeat domain-containing protein 37 isoform X2 yields the protein MLLLQEEFYSSSQLMESGSAVNSPGDALGQTPAHLAAHGGQAFFLLWQLQTGVDINQQDLFGETLLHKAARSGSLECLSVLVAHDARLDVCNKEGLTAEALAFSSGFEDCAKYLATVKHTQDIFSRARSSMQALKETTAGTKRGQRNLSSPGKRRRSDGFL
- the ANKRD37 gene encoding ankyrin repeat domain-containing protein 37 isoform X1; this encodes MLLLQEEFYSSSQLMESGSAVNSPGDALGQTPAHLAAHGGQAFFLLWQLQTGVDINQQDLFGETLLHKAARSGSLECLSVLVAHDARLDVCNKEGLTAEALAFSSGFEDCAKYLATVKHTQDIFSRARSSMQALKETTAGTKRGQRNLSSPGKRRRSDDGKSTVAAKWMRFEKNKAHYPLQKRSVQKLSCGVGFVNFCCRKRMDLFCRQVQRCLKIINQLYSRALVCIDPASSSHVFSTSHHWRPGVQRLVGDQGRGV